In one window of Micromonospora cathayae DNA:
- a CDS encoding thiamine pyrophosphate-dependent dehydrogenase E1 component subunit alpha gives MQLSTAYRTMLRIRLLEEKIIDCADRNEIVGFIHPYTGQEAVAVGVLAARWPDEWVVSFYRCHGHAVAAGVPLDGIVREVLGRAGGLCGGKGGSMHLADRDRYFLGASSIVGSQLPVAAGVAMAERNADAGRATVVFCGDGALGTGVSFETLTIAATLGLPLLLVCEDNGWQDHTRSDLVRHRTPAELVAGLGIGHRTVDGNDVEAVHRAAGELLARCRRDRRPQVLVAATYLRHYHAQVGGARPAEYRPAAEVAHWAARDPIDLAAARLDLSTDQRNQEHADVAREIDEVFAAAAAAGAPDPATATTNVTVTPGGLR, from the coding sequence GTGCAGTTGTCAACGGCGTACCGGACGATGCTGCGGATCCGGCTCCTGGAAGAAAAGATCATCGACTGCGCCGACCGGAACGAGATCGTCGGCTTCATCCACCCCTACACCGGCCAGGAAGCGGTCGCGGTAGGGGTGCTCGCCGCCCGTTGGCCGGACGAGTGGGTGGTCAGCTTCTACCGCTGCCACGGACACGCGGTGGCCGCCGGCGTACCGCTCGACGGGATCGTCCGCGAGGTCCTCGGCCGGGCCGGCGGGCTCTGCGGCGGCAAGGGCGGCTCCATGCACCTGGCCGACCGGGACCGGTACTTCCTCGGCGCCAGCTCCATCGTGGGCAGCCAGCTACCGGTCGCCGCCGGGGTGGCCATGGCCGAGCGGAACGCGGACGCCGGCCGCGCCACCGTGGTCTTCTGCGGCGACGGCGCCCTCGGCACCGGGGTCAGCTTCGAGACCCTCACCATCGCCGCCACCCTCGGCCTGCCGCTCCTGCTGGTCTGCGAGGACAACGGCTGGCAGGACCACACCCGCAGCGACCTGGTCCGGCACCGCACCCCGGCGGAACTGGTGGCCGGGCTGGGGATCGGGCACCGCACGGTCGACGGCAACGACGTCGAGGCGGTGCACCGGGCCGCCGGGGAACTGCTGGCCCGGTGCCGGCGGGACCGTCGTCCGCAGGTGCTGGTGGCCGCCACCTACCTGCGCCACTACCACGCCCAGGTGGGCGGGGCCCGCCCGGCGGAGTACCGGCCGGCCGCCGAGGTGGCGCACTGGGCGGCCCGGGATCCGATCGACCTCGCCGCCGCCCGCCTCGACCTCTCCACCGACCAGCGGAACCAGGAGCACGCCGACGTCGCCCGCGAGATCGACGAGGTCTTCGCCGCCGCCGCCGCGGCCGGCGCGCCCGACCCGGCCACCGCCACCACCAACGTGACCGTGACGCCCGGGGGGCTCCGGTGA
- a CDS encoding STAS domain-containing protein → MSVVPEDRLLTLICDTCGESASGRACVLPDAEVVWTLVTELGWSGSPFASGPHRCPHCSLLPPPPDGRASCDDHGPGGVLGIDHLDDVTVVTSTGDIDLDTGDTLRAALGHAADMGGDVVVDLTRVHLVDSTGLGLLVRAHRDAHDRGALLCLAAPSPFVRTVLRTMRLDDLFVVFDSREAALAHLAAVRPTAAGPTAARAKVPSGQR, encoded by the coding sequence ATGTCCGTCGTACCCGAAGACCGGCTGTTGACCCTGATCTGCGACACCTGCGGGGAGTCGGCCTCGGGCCGGGCCTGTGTGCTCCCCGATGCCGAGGTCGTCTGGACCCTGGTGACCGAACTCGGGTGGAGCGGATCGCCGTTCGCCTCCGGCCCGCACCGCTGCCCGCACTGCAGCCTGCTGCCCCCGCCCCCGGACGGCCGCGCCTCCTGCGACGACCACGGTCCGGGCGGCGTCCTGGGCATCGACCATCTCGACGACGTCACGGTCGTCACCTCCACCGGCGACATCGACCTCGACACCGGCGACACCCTGCGGGCGGCCCTTGGGCACGCCGCCGACATGGGCGGTGACGTGGTCGTCGACCTGACCCGGGTGCACCTCGTGGACTCCACCGGGCTGGGGCTGCTGGTCCGTGCCCACCGGGACGCCCACGACCGGGGCGCGCTGCTCTGCCTCGCCGCGCCGTCGCCGTTCGTCCGTACCGTACTGCGGACCATGCGCCTGGACGACCTCTTCGTGGTCTTCGACAGCCGTGAGGCGGCCCTCGCCCACCTGGCCGCCGTCCGGCCGACCGCCGCCGGCCCCACGGCCGCCCGCGCGAAGGTCCCGTCCGGGCAGCGCTGA
- a CDS encoding TIGR03086 family metal-binding protein, with protein MLDLEPATTVLSRVVAAIRDDQLSGPTPCPEMTVGDLVDHVGGLALGFTMAAAKTPLEGGPRASAANLGPDWRTGVPARLAEMAQAWRAEAAWTGMTRAGGVDLPGEVAGIVALDEVIVHAWDLAVATGQTVSFDPELVKPAYAWVETMVAQNPAGDPRLFAAAVPVPSDAPLLDRLVGLTGRDPAWRPAQAG; from the coding sequence ATGCTCGACCTGGAACCCGCCACCACCGTCCTGTCCCGCGTCGTCGCGGCGATCCGCGACGACCAGTTGTCCGGCCCCACGCCCTGTCCGGAGATGACCGTCGGTGACCTCGTCGATCACGTGGGTGGGCTGGCGCTCGGTTTCACCATGGCGGCGGCCAAGACGCCACTGGAGGGTGGCCCGCGCGCCAGTGCCGCCAACCTCGGCCCGGACTGGCGGACCGGGGTGCCGGCCAGGCTGGCCGAGATGGCCCAGGCGTGGCGGGCCGAGGCGGCCTGGACCGGGATGACCCGGGCCGGGGGCGTCGACCTGCCGGGCGAGGTGGCCGGCATCGTGGCGCTCGACGAGGTGATCGTGCACGCGTGGGACCTCGCCGTCGCCACCGGACAGACCGTGTCGTTCGATCCGGAGCTGGTGAAGCCGGCCTACGCCTGGGTGGAGACGATGGTGGCGCAGAACCCGGCGGGCGATCCGCGGCTGTTCGCCGCGGCGGTGCCGGTGCCGTCGGACGCGCCACTGCTCGACCGGCTCGTCGGTCTGACCGGCCGTGACCCGGCCTGGCGGCCGGCCCAGGCCGGCTGA